Proteins from a genomic interval of Oncorhynchus clarkii lewisi isolate Uvic-CL-2024 chromosome 13, UVic_Ocla_1.0, whole genome shotgun sequence:
- the LOC139423669 gene encoding oocyte zinc finger protein XlCOF6-like yields the protein MSSVKPSMSEPKSPGSYCGVPAQRSSQWGPEMVLVKLEDCSQPLELNVIVKEEEEERGIKEEEEEEVAEERAFKEEVEERAFKEEAEERAFKEEEGESAFKEEEGESAFKEEEGESAFKEEEGERAFKEEEAEERAFTAEQRAVTEEAEERAFTEVENREEEEEVDGNTDPGEISNPGSDSEPSSTASGNHKQHRRRNSRQKHHHCMDCFTSFYDPEELRRHTCRPHPCSDCRGSFICPTHLKSKQTQKRRKVYSCGQCGKRFQTPSKLKTHQRTHTGEKPYHCSVCGKSFSQSNQLKTHQITHTGQKPYHCSQCGKSFSWLHSLKTHQITHTGEKPYHCSQCGKRFSLVGNLKRHHLTHTVEKPYRCSHCGKSFSQLHHLKTHQLIHTGEKPYHCSQCGKSFSHPKDLKSHQRTHTGEKPFRCSQCGKSFSQLSTLKKHQLTHTGEKPYHCSQCGKRFTRLYQLKAHQITHTEEKPYHCSQCGDSFTSAYFLKKHQLIHTGEKPFHCSQCGKNFSHSSTLKTHQITHSGEKPHHCSQCGKSFGHSSTLKTHQITHSGEKPHHCCQCGKSFSQSSTLKKHQRTHTGGKLCHQS from the exons ATGTCAAGCGTCAAG CCTTCCATGTCTGAACCCAAGTCTCCGGGTTCTTACTGTGGTGTTCCAGCACAGAGAAGCTCACAGTGGGGTCCAGAGATGGTCTTAGTGAAGCTGGAGGACTGCAGTCAACCACTGGAACTCAATGTGATAgtcaaagaggaagaggaggagagaggtattaaagaggaggaggaggaggaggtggcagaggagagagcattcaaagaggaggtggaggagagagcattcaaagaggaggcagaggagagagcattcaaagaggaggagggggagagcgcattcaaagaggaggagggggagagcgcattcaaagaggaggagggggagagcgcattcaaagaggaggagggggagagagcattcaaagaggaggaggcggaggagagAGCATTCACAGCGGAGCAGAGAGCAGTcacagaggaggctgaggagagagCATTCACAGAAGTGGAgaacagggaagaggaggaagaagtagATGGGAACACTGACCCAG GAGAGATCTCCAACCCAGGTTCAGACAGTGAGCCCAGTTCCACAGCATCAGGAAACCATAAACAACACAGACGGAGGAACTCAAGACAGAAACATCACCATTGCATGGACTGCTTCACTAGCTTCTATGATCCAGAGGAGTTGAGAAGGCACACTTGTAGACCCCACCCCTGCTCAGATTGCAGAGGCAGCTTTATTTGTCCAACTCACCTCAAATCAAAACAGACTCAAAAAAGGAGGAAGGTGTACTcatgtggtcaatgtgggaagagatttcaAACACCAAGCAAACTCAAGACGCACCAGagaactcacacaggagagaagccataccACTGCTCTGTTTGTGGGAAGTCTTTCAGTCAGTCGAACCAACTAAAGACACACCAGATAACTCACACAGGacagaagccttaccactgctctcagtgtggaaagagtttcagtTGGTTACACAGCCTGAAGACACACCAGATAacgcacacaggggagaagccttaccactgctcgcAGTGTGGAAAGCGTTTCAGTCTGGTAGGAAACCTAAAGAGACACCACCTAACCCACACAGTAGAGAAGCCTTACCGCTGTTCtcattgtgggaagagtttcagtcAGTTACACCATCTAAAGACACACCAGttaattcacacaggagagaagccatatcACTGctctcaatgtgggaagagtttcagtcATCCAAAAGACTTAAAGTCGCACCAGagaactcacacaggagagaagccattccgctgctcccaatgtggaaagagtttcagtCAGTTATCAACTCTGAAAAAACACCAGctaactcacacaggagagaagccttaccactgctctcaaTGTGGGAAGCGTTTCACCAGGTTATATCAACTGAAGGCACACCAGATAACGCACACAGAAgagaaaccttaccactgctctcaATGTGGTGATAGTTTCACCAGTGCATATTTCCTAAAGAAACACCAGCTAATTCACACGGGTGAAAAGCCattccactgctcccagtgtgggaagAATTTCAGTCATTCATCAACTTTGAAGACACATCAGATAACTCACTCAGGAGAGAAGCCTcaccactgctctcagtgtgggaagagttttggtcatTCATCAACTCTCAAGACACATCAGATAACTCACTCAGGAGAGAAGCCTCACCACTGCtgtcagtgtgggaagagtttcagccAGTCATCAACTTTGAAGAAACATCAGAGAACTCACACAGGAGGAAAGCTGTGTCATCAGAGCTGA